In the genome of Lysobacter sp. BMK333-48F3, the window CCAGAAACCAGGGGCCGTCCAGCATCGCTACGGCGGCGAGAGTCGGCGGCCTGAGTTGGACGAAGCGAACGCGCATGCGCAGGCCGAACTTGTTGTTCACCAGGGCCTCGCTGCCGATATGCAGTTCAGACGGGTTGTCGTCGACGAACTCGATCCGCTCGGGAAAGGGGTCCCATTCGTATCGGATGGCATAGTCCTGCGACACTGCGTAGACGCGGTCCAGTGGAGCGAGGATCTCAGCGCGGCGTTCGATCAGGGCCATGAGGAAACGAGCGAAAACGGAGCGGCTTGGGCGGTGGGCGAGGTCGGCAGGCGCGCAGGTGCGGCGTCCATCCGATTCGTACCTTCATGCCTGCCTTGTCCTTCTTTGACAATCTGACACAAAGTCGCAGCGGCCGGAGCTGGTGCCGCGTACTGCCCGCGGCTACGCTCGGCGTTCCCTTCCGCCGCGCCCGCCATGCACGCCAGCCTCGTCGTCGCCCATCCCAGCCCGGCCAGCTTCAGCCATGCCCTCGCCGAGGCGGCCCGCAGCGTGCTGGAAGCCCGCGGCTATGCCGTCGACTGGCACGACCTGTATGCGCAAGGATTCGATCCTGTGCAGCGCACCGGCGAGAGCGGCAACACCGCTTCCGACGACGCTCTGGTCGAGCGGCACTGCGTCGAACTCGCCCGCGCCGATCTGGTCCTGATCTTCCATCCGAACTGGTGGGGCCAGCCGCCGGCGATCCTGAAGGGCTGGATCGATCGCGTGTTCCGGCTCGACACGGCGTACGGCTATCCGCCCGGCACGTCCTGGGACGGCGTGCCGGTCGGACTGCTGCGCGCGCGCCATGCCTTGATCTTCAATACCTCCAACACGCCGGCCGAGCGCGAGGCCGCGGTGTTCGGCGATCCGCTGCAGGCGATCTGGGCGCGCTGCGTGTTCGGCCTGTGCGGCGTCGACAGCGTGATCCGGCGCATGTACGGCCCGGTCGCGGCCAGCGACGCGGCGCAACGCGAGGCGTGGCGGGCCGAAGTCGAGGCCCTGGTCGCGCAAGCGGCGGCCGGGCCGGCCTGAGTCGGAGAATCGGCGCCGCCGCGGCGGCGCGGCATCGGCAGCGAAGCCGCGCCCGCGCTCAATCGGCCGCGGGCTCGGCGAGCTTGTCGTCCTTGAACAGCGCCACCTGCGGCTCGCCCTTGGCGTCGATCCAGCCGCGGTACATGCCCTCGGTGTTGAACGGCAGGGCGAAGCGGCCGTCGGCGCCGAGCACGATCGCGCCGCCGTTGCCGCCGGCGGCGGGAATGTCGCGGTTGATCACCGCCTCGGCCGCCTCGCGTAGGTCTTGCTTGGCGTAGGCGATGCGGGCGCAGATGTCGTGCGCCGCTACGGCGCGGATGTAGTACTCGCCCCAGCCGGTGCCCGATACTGCGCAGCGCGCGTCGGCGTAGGTGCCGGAACCGATGATCGGCGAGTCGCCGACCCGGCCGTAGCGCTTGTTGGTCATGCCGCCGGTCGAGGTGCCGGCGGCGAGCCGGCCCTGGGCGTCGAGCGCGACCGCGCCGACGGTACCGAAGTGCTTGGCGGTTTCCACATCGGCATGGGCCTGGCCGGCGTCTTCTTCCTTGAGCGCTTTCTGCAGCTGCTGCCAGCGCTTTTCGGTGCGGAAGTACGACGGGTCGACCAGGGTCAGGCCCTGTTCGCGGGCGAAGGCCTCGGCGCCGTCGCCGACCATCATCACGTGCTTGGACTTGTCCATCACCGCGCGCGCCAACGCGATCGGGTTCTTGACCCGATGCACGCCGGCGATCGCGCCGGCGCGGCGGCCGCTGCCGTCCATGATCGCCGCGTCGAGTTCGTTCTTGCCGTCGTGGGTGAACACCGCGCCGCGGCCGGCGTTGAACATCGGCGCGTCCTCGAGCACGGTGATCGCCGCGACCACCGCGTCCAGCGCCGGCTTGCCGGCGGCGAGCTCGGCCTGGCCGGCGCGCAGCGCCTGGGCCAGGGCGGCGCGCGCGGCGTCTTCGTCGGCGCGGTCCATGCCGGCGCGGATCACTCCGGCGCCGCCGTGGATCACCAGCACCGGTCGCACCGGCGCGGGCTCGGCGGCATGGGCCAGGCCCAGCCAGGCGGCCGGAGCCAGCATCAGGGCGAGACAACGGCGGCGGACAGCGGGCTTCATCGGCGGCTCCGGACGGCGCGGGCAGGGACGGCCATCATAGGCCGCCGCGCGCGCTCAGTCCGCGCCGGTGCGCGCGACCGCGAACACGCGCCGGAACTCGAACCAGGTGCTGCCGTCGGCGCGCACGGGATAGGCCGCGCGCAGGCGCGGCGCCAGTTCGCCGCGGAAGCGCTGCCAATCGGCTTCCTCCAGCGCATTGCGGATCGGTCGCAGCGCAGTGCCGCTGATCCATTCCAGCACCGCGTCGGCGCCGCGCAGACGCTGCACGTAGGTGGTTTCCCAGGCGTCGACCTCGCAACCGGCGTCGGCCAGCAGCTCGGCGTAATCGCGCGGCGCATCGACCGTGCCGTCGCCGCGCAGGGCCAGGCCGTCCAACCGCGCGGCCCAGGCCGGGCCGGCGGCGACCTCGCGCACCAGCCGGTGCGAGGGCGCGTCGAAGTTGCCCGGCATCTGCACCGCCAGCCAGGCGCCGCGCGGCAGTTCTTTCGCCCAGCGGCGCAGCAGTTCGCGGTGTTCCGGCACCCATTGCAGCACCGCATTGGACACGACCACGTCGGTATCGGCCTGCGGCCGCCAGTCGCGCACGTCGAGCCGCTGCGCGGCGACCCCGGCCGCGCGCGCCGCCGCCACCATCTCCGGCGAACTGTCGCTGGCTTCCAGCGCCGCCTGCGGCCAGCGCGCCGCCAAGGCCAGGGTCAGATTGCCCGGCCCGCAGCCCAGGTCGACCACCCGCCGCGGCCGCTCGGCGCGGATCCGCCCAGTCAGGTCGAAGAACGGCCGCCCGCGCAGGTCGGCGAAATCGAGGTACTTGTC includes:
- a CDS encoding SRPBCC family protein; the protein is MALIERRAEILAPLDRVYAVSQDYAIRYEWDPFPERIEFVDDNPSELHIGSEALVNNKFGLRMRVRFVQLRPPTLAAVAMLDGPWFLEKFAGSWIFREIDVRRTEVRFRYSLRTRPRWLGWIVEPLAARYFDRVVRHRLQGLKRYCERLDPTARS
- a CDS encoding NAD(P)H-dependent oxidoreductase translates to MHASLVVAHPSPASFSHALAEAARSVLEARGYAVDWHDLYAQGFDPVQRTGESGNTASDDALVERHCVELARADLVLIFHPNWWGQPPAILKGWIDRVFRLDTAYGYPPGTSWDGVPVGLLRARHALIFNTSNTPAEREAAVFGDPLQAIWARCVFGLCGVDSVIRRMYGPVAASDAAQREAWRAEVEALVAQAAAGPA
- a CDS encoding isoaspartyl peptidase/L-asparaginase, which translates into the protein MLAPAAWLGLAHAAEPAPVRPVLVIHGGAGVIRAGMDRADEDAARAALAQALRAGQAELAAGKPALDAVVAAITVLEDAPMFNAGRGAVFTHDGKNELDAAIMDGSGRRAGAIAGVHRVKNPIALARAVMDKSKHVMMVGDGAEAFAREQGLTLVDPSYFRTEKRWQQLQKALKEEDAGQAHADVETAKHFGTVGAVALDAQGRLAAGTSTGGMTNKRYGRVGDSPIIGSGTYADARCAVSGTGWGEYYIRAVAAHDICARIAYAKQDLREAAEAVINRDIPAAGGNGGAIVLGADGRFALPFNTEGMYRGWIDAKGEPQVALFKDDKLAEPAAD
- a CDS encoding trans-aconitate 2-methyltransferase, producing MWDPDKYLDFADLRGRPFFDLTGRIRAERPRRVVDLGCGPGNLTLALAARWPQAALEASDSSPEMVAAARAAGVAAQRLDVRDWRPQADTDVVVSNAVLQWVPEHRELLRRWAKELPRGAWLAVQMPGNFDAPSHRLVREVAAGPAWAARLDGLALRGDGTVDAPRDYAELLADAGCEVDAWETTYVQRLRGADAVLEWISGTALRPIRNALEEADWQRFRGELAPRLRAAYPVRADGSTWFEFRRVFAVARTGAD